In Arachis hypogaea cultivar Tifrunner chromosome 17, arahy.Tifrunner.gnm2.J5K5, whole genome shotgun sequence, a single window of DNA contains:
- the LOC112764476 gene encoding ABA-responsive protein ABR18-like: MKSPPPCPTAKLYNAMKDADSITPKIIDDIKSVEIVEGNGGPGTIKKLTIVEALLVEGPNGESIGKLSVKFHSKGDSKPDEEDMKKGKAKGEALFKAIEGYDSANPAQY, encoded by the exons ATGAAATCACCTCCCCCGTGCCCCACTGCCAAACTTTACAATGCTATGAAGGATGCGGATTCTATCACCCCTAAGATTATTGATGACATCAAGAGTGTTGAAATCGTTGAGGGAAACGGTGGTCCTGGAACCATCAAGAAACTCACCATTGTCGAGG CGTTGTTGGTAGAAGGACCCAACGGAGAATCCATTGGGAAGCTGAGTGTGAAGTTCCACTCCAAAGGAGATTCGAAGCCTGACGAGGAAGACATGAAGAAGGGTAAGGCCAAGGGTGAAGCTCTCTTCAAGGCTATTGAGGGTTACGACTCGGCCAATCCTGCTCAATATTAG
- the LOC112765326 gene encoding KRR1 small subunit processome component — MVRDGDAMDQNNDALAPPLPTNEKRKGKHDKPKPWDEDPNIDHWKVEKFDPSWNEGGMLEVSSFSTLFPQYREKYLQEAWPLVKSALKEFGISCELNLVEGSMTVSTTRKTRDPYIIVKARDLIKLLSRSVPAPQAIKILDDEVQCDIIKISGLVRNKERFVKRRQHLVGPNSSTLKALEILTGCYILVQGNTVAAMGSFKGLKQVRRIVEECMLNKMHPVYNIKVLMLKKELEKDPALAQENWDRFLPKFKKKNVQQKKVKSKEKKPYTPFPPPQQPSKVDIELETGEYFLSAKKKSAKKWQEKQEKQAEKTAENKRKREEAFIPPKEPAKLVDKSEDANNNNVADMAKSLKQKAKKLGKRKSEENINAETYIIGSSEQPSGKKSKKQKS; from the exons ATGGTACGCGACGGTGACGCGATGGACCAAAACAATGACGCTTTGGCACCACCACTTCCAACCAACGAGAAGCGGAAGGGGAAGCACGACAAGCCAAAGCCATGGGACGAGGACCCTAACATCGATCATTGGAAGGTCGAGAAGTTCGATCCTTCTTGGAACGAAGGCGGCATGCTTGAGGTTAGCTCGTTCTCCACTCTTTTCCCTCAGTACCGCGAGAAGTACCTTCAGGAAGCTTGGCCTTTGGTGAAGTCCGCGCTCAAGGAATTCGGCATCTCTTGCGAGCTCAACTTG GTTGAGGGTTCAATGACAGTTTCCACGACCAGGAAGACGAGGGATCCTTACATTATTGTCAAAGCTAGGGATCTTATTAAGCTTCTTTCACGAAGTGTTCCTGCTCCTCAG GCAATCAAAATACTTGACGATGAAGTGCAATGTGACATCATTAAAATTAGTGGCTTGGTTCGCAATAAG GAGCGTTTTGTAAAAAGAAGACAACATCTTGTGGGTCCCAATTCTTCCACATTGAAG GCACTTGAAATACTCACTGGTTGCTACATTCTTGTCCAG GGAAATACAGTTGCTGCAATGGGTTCATTTAAAGGCTTGAAGCAAGTAAGGAGGATTGTTGAAGAATGCATGCTGAATAAAATGCATCCTGTATACAACATTAAG GTTCTTATGCTGAAGAAAGAACTTGAAAAGGATCCGGCCCTTGCACAAGAAAACTGGGATAGGTTTCTTCCAAAGTTCAAGAA GAAAAATGTTCAGCAAAAGAAGGTTAAATCTAAAGAAAAGAAGCCATATACTCCTTTCCCGCCTCCTCAACAGCCCAGTAAG GTTGATATTGAATTAGAAACTGGAGAATACTTCTTAAGTGCTAAGAAGAAATCAGCAAAGAAATGGCAAGAGAAGCAGGAGAAGCAAGCGGAAAAAACTGCTGAAAACAAGAGGAAAAGAGAAGAGGCCTTCATTCCACCCAAG GAACCTGCAAAGCTGGTGGATAAATCTGAAgatgctaataataataatgtagctGACATGGCAAAGTCCTTAAAG CAAAAAGCAAAGAAGCTAGGGAAGCGCAAATCCGAAGAAAACATAAATGCTGAGACATACATCATAGGATCATCAGAACAACCATCAGGAAAGAAATCAAAGAAGCAAAAATCTTAG
- the LOC112764474 gene encoding pentatricopeptide repeat-containing protein At1g77405 produces the protein MMVAKPLWHSHIHLVKQTLAAIIKDLPLHAHRPPSPSPSWTEDAVSQVIRFIPSCFFRSPRSIGCQTSFRHRTPLRQRNLNEEQRKFHHNLLVLGPAAHRDPGRVNLGLHKALQFFRWVEARFGFHHTEVTCREMAIVLARADRFTALWDFLKEMSGKESSKLVTTETVTCLIKVLGEVGLANEALFAFYRMRQLDCRPDIYAYNTLINALCRVGNFRKARFFLEQMELPGFRCPPDTFTYTILISSYCRHAIQTGCKKATRRRLWEANHLFRLMLFKGFVPDVVTYNALIDGCCKTYRIARALELFEDMKKKGCVPNRVTYNSLIRYFSAVNEIDRAIEMLRDMQRSNHGVPGSSSYTPIIHALCEVGKVLDAWNLLTEMVDGGLIPREYTYALVCDAVCKAGESSLLEDEVHKKIKECIRNRYRQTMKFKPIMVRKGYPEIEGI, from the coding sequence ATGATGGTAGCAAAGCCTCTGTGGCATTCTCACATACACCTCGTTAAGCAAACACTCGCCGCTATAATCAAAGACCTTCCCTTACATGCTCATCGACCTCCTTCCCCCTCTCCCTCATGGACAGAAGATGCTGTTTCACAAGTGATTCGGTTCATCCCCTCATGCTTCTTTAGGTCCCCTCGCTCGATTGGCTGCCAAACCAGTTTCCGACACCGCACTCCTCTCCGACAGCGCAACCTCAATGAAGAACAACGAAAGTTCCACCACAACCTCCTTGTGCTTGGCCCTGCTGCACACAGGGACCCCGGCAGGGTGAACCTTGGTCTTCACAAAGCCCTCCAGTTCTTCCGATGGGTCGAGGCTCGCTTTGGGTTCCACCACACTGAGGTCACGTGTCGCGAGATGGCAATTGTGTTGGCCAGAGCAGATAGATTCACTGCTCTTTGGGATTTTTTGAAAGAGATGTCTGGAAAAGAGAGTTCCAAGCTTGTGACCACCGAGACCGTTACGTGTTTGATAAAAGTCCTAGGAGAAGTAGGGCTGGCTAATGAAGCATTGTTTGCATTTTATAGGATGAGGCAGCTTGACTGCAGACCGGACATTTATGCTTACAATACATTAATTAATGCGCTTTGTAGGGTTGGGAATTTCAGGAAGGCTAGGTTCTTTCTTGAGCAGATGGAGTTGCCGGGGTTCCGGTGCCCACCGGATACATTTACTTATACCATTTTGATAAGCTCTTATTGTAGGCACGCTATACAAACCGGGTGCAAGAAGGCCACAAGGAGGAGGTTGTGGGAAGCGAATCACCTTTTCCGGCTCATGCTCTTCAAGGGATTTGTTCCTGATGTTGTGacttacaatgccttaatagatGGTTGCTGCAAGACCTATCGCATTGCGAGAGCATTGGAGTTGTTTGAGGACATGAAGAAGAAAGGATGTGTCCCTAATAGAGTTACTTATAATTCTTTAATAAGATACTTCAGTGCAGTGAATGAGATTGATAGAGCTATTGAGATGTTAAGGGATATGCAGAGGTCGAATCATGGAGTACCCGGTTCGAGTTCATACACACCTATCATTCATGCCCTTTGTGAAGTTGGCAAGGTTCTTGATGCTTGGAATCTTCTTACTGAGATGGTTGATGGAGGGTTAATACCTAGAGAGTATACATATGCATTGGTTTGTGATGCAGTTTGCAAAGCAGGTGAAAGTAGCTTGTTAGAGGATGAAGttcataagaaaataaaagaatgtATTAGGAATAGATACAGGCAAACAATGAAATTCAAACCCATTATGGTTCGCAAGGGGTATCCTGAGATAGAGGGCATTTGA